The proteins below come from a single Dehalococcoidia bacterium genomic window:
- a CDS encoding DUF362 domain-containing protein produces MEKPAVYLSRTENRIPFVNWVMEKFRSDFREGMKVLVKPNLVSHEEYPTTTHPEVLASVLDFLIQSGCRIIVADGPAVDLRITRKELGAHPLAEVCRARGVALEDVREHPFKKFKTESMSLEISALAFDCDHMISLPVLKPHKWTSMTGALKNQFGLLRNRERVMMHSKLKSLGKGIAEVNRVIKANLFIVDAIETYEQANERRHGGNRIKLGYMLAGKDPVHWTPVVCSC; encoded by the coding sequence ATGGAGAAACCCGCTGTTTACCTTTCCCGGACCGAAAACCGGATTCCTTTTGTCAATTGGGTGATGGAAAAGTTCCGCTCGGATTTCCGTGAGGGCATGAAAGTGCTGGTCAAGCCCAATCTGGTTTCTCACGAAGAATACCCCACAACCACTCACCCCGAAGTGTTGGCCTCGGTTCTAGACTTTCTCATCCAGTCAGGCTGCCGAATCATCGTTGCCGATGGCCCGGCCGTCGATCTGCGCATCACCCGGAAGGAATTGGGCGCTCATCCGCTGGCTGAAGTTTGCCGGGCAAGGGGGGTTGCGCTTGAGGATGTGAGGGAACATCCCTTCAAGAAATTCAAAACAGAAAGCATGAGCCTGGAGATATCGGCTCTGGCGTTCGACTGCGACCATATGATCTCGCTGCCAGTTCTGAAGCCCCACAAATGGACCTCCATGACCGGAGCCCTCAAGAACCAATTTGGCTTACTGCGCAACCGGGAGCGTGTGATGATGCACTCCAAACTGAAGAGCCTGGGCAAGGGAATCGCCGAGGTCAACCGCGTGATAAAAGCGAATCTGTTCATCGTTGATGCCATCGAGACTTACGAGCAGGCCAACGAGAGACGCCATGGCGGAAACCGGATCAAGCTGGGCTACATGCTGGCAGGCAAAGACCCGGTGCACTGGACTCCTGTGGTATGCAGTTGCTGA
- a CDS encoding BglII/BstYI family type II restriction endonuclease, which yields MRYETYPHRFADIILNSDYELKQEIERAIAAIDFKEAEGRFVQRNKEKKTGGKKESKGKQSTLNEMFKEQFTIMGWESEKNVFNDPSNDLTIDFWKRKIGVDVAFNHRSFIGGDLLRLQAAAEVKNIIKVGVYICPTKAFAKSVNATDAASMVSFERAKWYLENFIQCSRFRYCSLG from the coding sequence ATGCGATATGAAACTTATCCTCACCGGTTTGCTGATATCATCTTGAATTCAGATTATGAATTGAAGCAAGAGATCGAAAGGGCAATAGCTGCTATAGATTTCAAAGAGGCAGAAGGGAGATTTGTTCAGCGCAATAAGGAGAAAAAGACTGGTGGAAAGAAGGAGTCTAAAGGCAAGCAATCCACATTGAATGAAATGTTTAAAGAACAATTTACCATTATGGGATGGGAATCCGAGAAAAATGTCTTCAACGATCCTTCAAATGATCTCACCATCGATTTCTGGAAGCGCAAGATTGGTGTTGATGTGGCTTTCAATCACAGGTCTTTCATTGGTGGAGATCTCTTAAGACTCCAAGCCGCTGCCGAAGTGAAAAACATAATAAAAGTTGGTGTCTATATTTGTCCTACCAAGGCATTTGCAAAATCGGTCAATGCTACTGATGCTGCATCGATGGTATCCTTCGAGCGCGCGAAATGGTACTTGGAGAATTTTATCCAGTGTTCACGGTTCCGATATTGCTCATTGGGCTGA
- a CDS encoding HAD family phosphatase: MGKKFDKAILWDMDGVIANTGPFHFSAWREFFEARGKVYSEQDFQHDFGRRNDDILKTLPESLTTEQIETLAREKEAIFRSKIKNDVSLLPGVLRLLKAQQGMNAGIALASSAPSENIHFILSSLRIAEYFDCVASGDDVKKGKPDPEIFLLAARRLGIPAGRCIVIEDATAGVEAAKAAGMKCIAVTNTHPREALAKADLVTDNLEKITGEDLHRLFTAP; this comes from the coding sequence TTGGGAAAGAAATTCGATAAGGCGATACTATGGGACATGGACGGGGTGATCGCCAATACCGGACCGTTTCATTTTTCAGCATGGCGCGAGTTTTTTGAAGCCAGAGGGAAAGTCTATAGCGAACAGGATTTTCAGCATGACTTTGGACGTCGCAACGATGACATTCTGAAAACCCTTCCTGAAAGCCTTACAACAGAACAAATCGAGACTCTCGCCAGGGAAAAAGAAGCCATCTTCCGCTCCAAGATCAAGAATGATGTCAGTCTGCTTCCCGGCGTTTTGAGACTGTTGAAGGCCCAGCAAGGGATGAATGCTGGAATCGCACTGGCCTCATCGGCCCCCTCTGAGAATATCCATTTCATTCTCTCTTCTCTGCGCATCGCCGAATACTTCGACTGTGTTGCATCGGGGGACGATGTAAAAAAAGGAAAGCCTGATCCAGAAATATTTCTCCTAGCCGCCCGGCGTCTCGGTATTCCGGCAGGCCGATGCATTGTGATTGAGGATGCCACTGCCGGCGTAGAGGCAGCCAAAGCCGCCGGAATGAAATGCATTGCCGTAACCAACACTCATCCCAGAGAAGCCCTTGCCAAGGCAGACCTGGTGACGGATAATCTAGAGAAGATAACTGGCGAAGACCTTCACCGCCTGTTCACGGCTCCTTGA
- a CDS encoding ribbon-helix-helix domain-containing protein has protein sequence MKIKTSITLSEDLLKAIDGWVGQHKNRSDFIETAVWTFITQKTREEQNKKDLETINRCADRLNEEAADVLAYQISL, from the coding sequence ATGAAAATAAAGACATCTATCACACTTTCAGAGGATCTGTTGAAGGCTATCGATGGCTGGGTCGGTCAGCACAAGAATCGCTCCGATTTTATCGAGACAGCGGTGTGGACATTTATCACCCAGAAGACGCGTGAGGAACAGAACAAGAAAGACCTTGAGACCATCAATCGCTGTGCCGACCGTCTGAATGAAGAGGCAGCCGACGTTCTGGCTTATCAGATTTCACTATGA
- a CDS encoding type II toxin-antitoxin system PemK/MazF family toxin: protein MKRGELYRVDHPSARDPKKSRVFVVVSRQVLIDSRFSTVICAPIYSIHDGLSTQVLVGEDEGLKHSSSIHCDELVSLAKSALTNYVGILSQQKIQELSQSLGIALDIQE from the coding sequence ATGAAGCGCGGTGAATTATACAGAGTCGATCATCCTTCAGCCAGAGATCCAAAGAAATCGAGGGTGTTTGTTGTCGTCAGCCGACAAGTTCTCATTGATTCCCGGTTTTCCACCGTTATCTGCGCTCCGATCTATTCCATTCACGATGGGCTTTCCACTCAAGTGCTCGTTGGTGAAGATGAGGGGCTGAAACACAGCAGCAGTATCCACTGTGATGAATTGGTTAGCCTTGCCAAGTCGGCCCTAACCAATTATGTGGGCATCCTCTCACAGCAGAAAATTCAGGAACTCAGCCAATCTCTTGGTATTGCCCTCGATATACAGGAATAG
- a CDS encoding glycosyltransferase family 2 protein encodes MTQLSIIVPTYNEKENLPILVERVHHALSQIDYELIVVDDNSPDGTGELADELARERPIKVIHREGKLGLASAVIAGFEHAEGDVLGVIDADLQHPPEKIPDLYREMGHSDIVIASRYVNGGGVEDWTFTRKVISIGAKIMPHFLFAKIRNVKDPLSGFFLFRKKVTEGIQWNPIGYKILLEILVKGKHNTVTEVPYVFTGRERGKSNFNWTEQVNYLKHLYRLIRSEGELRRFIMYCAVGLSGVVVNLGILALLTEGFGMFYAFSNAIAVEASIINNFAWNEHWTFRDRQTSAYRSVLARMAKFNLVCMVGFGINEGILIFFTEVTGVYYIFSAVLGIMAVTLFNFVFNKWWTWQ; translated from the coding sequence TTGACTCAACTGTCGATCATTGTTCCAACCTATAACGAAAAGGAAAATCTCCCCATCCTGGTGGAGAGGGTTCATCATGCACTGTCTCAGATCGATTATGAACTGATCGTCGTCGATGACAACAGCCCTGACGGCACCGGAGAACTGGCAGACGAACTGGCCCGGGAGAGGCCGATCAAAGTGATTCACCGCGAGGGGAAGCTGGGCTTGGCCTCGGCGGTCATCGCCGGATTCGAACATGCTGAGGGCGACGTCCTGGGAGTGATCGATGCCGATTTGCAGCACCCTCCAGAAAAAATCCCCGATCTGTATCGAGAGATGGGCCATTCCGATATCGTCATCGCCAGCAGATATGTGAACGGCGGCGGAGTGGAAGACTGGACTTTCACCAGGAAAGTGATCTCCATCGGCGCCAAAATAATGCCGCATTTTCTCTTTGCCAAAATCAGAAACGTGAAGGACCCTCTCTCTGGTTTCTTCCTCTTCCGAAAAAAGGTGACTGAAGGCATCCAATGGAATCCCATCGGATACAAGATTCTGCTGGAGATTCTGGTCAAAGGCAAGCACAATACCGTGACAGAGGTCCCCTATGTATTCACAGGGCGGGAAAGAGGGAAGAGCAATTTCAACTGGACCGAACAAGTCAACTACCTGAAGCACCTTTATCGCCTGATCAGGAGTGAGGGGGAACTACGGCGCTTTATTATGTATTGCGCTGTGGGCCTGAGCGGCGTGGTAGTTAACCTCGGGATTCTGGCCCTGCTGACCGAGGGTTTCGGGATGTTCTATGCCTTTTCCAATGCCATCGCCGTGGAGGCTTCCATCATCAACAACTTCGCCTGGAATGAACACTGGACATTTCGAGATAGACAAACCTCGGCCTATCGATCCGTATTGGCTCGAATGGCAAAGTTTAATCTCGTCTGCATGGTGGGTTTCGGTATCAACGAGGGTATACTGATCTTCTTTACCGAGGTTACCGGTGTCTATTACATTTTCTCAGCAGTCTTAGGTATAATGGCAGTTACACTGTTCAATTTCGTATTCAACAAATGGTGGACGTGGCAGTAG
- a CDS encoding DUF4070 domain-containing protein, which produces MKILLVYPRYPDTFWGFQHALKFISRRASFPPLGLLTVASMLPVEWEKKLVDMNVTSLKDRDIKWADCVFISAMIAQKESTKQVINRCNKVGIKVVAGGPVFTSGYEEFKGVDHFVLGEAEATLPQFLEDFQKGCAMRVYASDERPDITRTPVPSWDLIEVKHYVSMPIQYSRGCPYDCEFCDIVVMNGRVPRTKKPSQILRELSAIHRTGFRGSVFIVDDNFIGNKVKVRELLPKVIRWQKKTGYSFNFLTEASLNLADDEGLMHMMVEAGFDKVFVGLETPVEESLVECNKFQNENRDMTAAVKRIQNQGMQVLGGFIVGFDNDPPNIFERQISFIQNTGVVTAMVGVLTALPKTKLYERLKTEGRLVKASSGNNTDGSVNFIPKMDTEVLKNGYQKIIQTIYSPKKYYERIETFLKEYKPPKRKRRRASFAEIKGFLKSLWYLGIVGKSKFYYWKFMTRVALKHRRSYREAIELTVYGHHFRKITEKLQRQTSPQRS; this is translated from the coding sequence GTGAAAATACTTCTCGTTTATCCAAGATACCCCGATACCTTCTGGGGTTTTCAGCATGCCTTGAAGTTTATTTCCAGAAGGGCATCTTTTCCTCCGCTGGGCTTACTCACGGTTGCCAGCATGCTTCCTGTAGAATGGGAGAAGAAGCTGGTCGATATGAATGTCACTTCGCTGAAGGACAGGGACATTAAATGGGCGGATTGCGTTTTCATCAGCGCCATGATCGCCCAGAAGGAATCCACCAAGCAGGTCATCAATCGTTGCAACAAAGTTGGGATCAAGGTTGTTGCCGGAGGGCCCGTCTTTACCTCGGGATATGAGGAGTTCAAAGGCGTAGATCACTTCGTTCTGGGCGAGGCAGAGGCAACTCTTCCGCAATTTCTGGAAGACTTCCAGAAAGGGTGCGCCATGCGGGTTTATGCTTCCGATGAGCGTCCAGATATCACCCGGACACCTGTTCCCTCATGGGATCTGATCGAAGTCAAGCATTACGTTTCGATGCCGATCCAGTACTCCCGAGGCTGTCCTTACGATTGCGAATTCTGTGACATCGTTGTCATGAACGGCCGTGTTCCTCGAACCAAGAAGCCGTCCCAGATTCTGCGGGAACTCAGCGCCATACACAGAACAGGGTTCCGAGGGTCCGTGTTTATTGTTGACGATAATTTTATCGGCAATAAGGTCAAGGTCAGGGAATTGCTGCCGAAAGTGATTCGATGGCAGAAGAAAACCGGCTATTCTTTCAACTTCCTCACTGAAGCATCGCTCAATCTTGCTGATGACGAGGGGCTGATGCACATGATGGTCGAGGCAGGATTCGACAAGGTCTTTGTGGGCCTGGAAACGCCGGTTGAGGAGAGCCTGGTCGAGTGCAACAAGTTCCAAAATGAGAATCGCGATATGACAGCGGCGGTGAAGCGAATTCAAAACCAGGGAATGCAAGTTCTGGGCGGATTTATTGTGGGCTTTGATAATGACCCTCCCAATATCTTTGAGCGGCAGATCAGTTTTATCCAGAACACCGGCGTGGTTACTGCCATGGTCGGAGTGCTCACTGCTCTGCCGAAAACCAAGCTATACGAACGTCTGAAGACCGAGGGACGTTTGGTGAAAGCCAGCTCCGGCAACAATACGGATGGCTCGGTCAACTTCATTCCCAAGATGGATACCGAGGTTCTCAAAAACGGCTATCAGAAGATCATCCAGACGATTTATTCTCCCAAGAAGTACTATGAGAGAATAGAAACGTTCCTCAAGGAATACAAGCCTCCGAAGAGAAAACGCAGAAGGGCTTCTTTCGCGGAGATCAAGGGCTTCCTCAAGTCGCTCTGGTATCTGGGAATCGTGGGGAAGTCAAAGTTCTACTACTGGAAGTTCATGACCAGGGTTGCCCTCAAGCATCGCCGGTCATACCGGGAAGCGATAGAACTGACTGTCTACGGACATCACTTCCGGAAAATCACCGAGAAACTCCAGCGGCAAACCAGCCCACAAAGGTCATAA
- the folE gene encoding GTP cyclohydrolase I FolE → MIDQDKIQAAMLSIIEALGEDPEREGLKGTPKRIAQMYADIFSGMYQDPEEHLKVGFEEGHDEMVIAKDIPFYSMCEHHFLPFHGVAHIGYIPRGRVVGASKLSRVVEVFAQRPQMQERLTSQIADTMVNVLEPMGVAVIMEAEHLCMTMRGIKKPGSKIVTSAMRGIFRQRAATRAEFLTLIGGK, encoded by the coding sequence GTGATTGATCAGGATAAAATTCAGGCAGCCATGCTTTCGATCATCGAGGCGCTTGGCGAAGACCCCGAACGAGAGGGTCTGAAAGGCACTCCAAAGCGCATCGCCCAGATGTATGCCGATATCTTCAGCGGCATGTATCAGGACCCTGAGGAACATCTCAAAGTCGGCTTTGAAGAAGGCCACGACGAGATGGTGATCGCCAAAGATATCCCTTTCTACTCCATGTGCGAGCACCATTTCTTGCCGTTCCATGGCGTGGCGCACATTGGCTATATCCCCAGGGGCAGGGTTGTCGGGGCAAGCAAGCTATCCAGGGTGGTGGAGGTGTTCGCACAGCGCCCCCAGATGCAGGAACGGTTGACCTCCCAGATCGCCGACACCATGGTGAACGTTCTGGAACCAATGGGAGTGGCAGTGATCATGGAAGCTGAGCACCTCTGCATGACAATGCGAGGGATTAAAAAACCGGGCAGTAAAATTGTCACTTCTGCGATGAGAGGTATATTCAGACAGCGTGCCGCCACCCGCGCCGAATTCCTGACACTGATCGGCGGGAAGTAG
- the typA gene encoding translational GTPase TypA — MTSESIRNVAIIAHVDHGKTTLVDQLLRQSGQFRQSEVSGECILDSNPLERERGITILAKNCAIDYTDRKGRQFHINIVDTPGHADFSGEVERVLRMADGVLLLVDAAEGVMPQTRYVLSKALALGLKPVVIINKMDRPDAQHRNVLSEVFDLLVDLGADEHALNFPTIYASGREGWAAKDPTKPEVGSVHDVFDAIIEHIHPPQLDGSAPLQALITTLDYNDYVGRIAIGRVFAGTMRAGEDVVIIDREGKHSKQRISQLFRFDGLGRKEVDHIDVGDLFALVGLDKFEIGNTIADLSHPIALPTVAMDLPTIQMAFRVNDSPFSGREGKYVTGRQVRDRLLKEVKSNVALRVEDRGDEIIVSGRGVLHLGILLENMRREGYELTVGKPEVIYEYKGDKKLEPLELLVVDAPNDSIGAVMQLLGDRHAEMVNMEVAGNHTHLEFKVPARGLIGLRSNLLTATKGEAIMHHRFMEYGDFRGEIPGRINGVMIATETGQVTTYALDQLADRGIMFVEPGAMIYEGQIVGEYCKDKDIPVNVVRQRKLTNMRKSTKEMMIILKTPKRLELEDALEYIDDDELVEITPDSIRLRKRRLTDNDRRRERRHGPALD, encoded by the coding sequence ATGACCAGTGAAAGTATTCGAAATGTAGCCATCATTGCGCACGTTGATCACGGCAAAACCACGTTGGTCGACCAGCTCTTGCGCCAGAGCGGGCAATTCCGCCAGAGCGAAGTTTCAGGAGAGTGCATCCTCGATTCCAATCCGCTGGAACGAGAGCGAGGGATCACTATTTTGGCCAAGAACTGCGCTATCGACTATACCGATCGTAAGGGGCGGCAATTCCACATCAATATCGTCGATACGCCGGGGCATGCCGATTTCAGCGGTGAAGTGGAGCGAGTGCTCCGAATGGCTGATGGCGTTCTGCTGCTGGTCGATGCCGCCGAGGGCGTTATGCCGCAGACTCGTTATGTTCTGTCCAAAGCACTGGCGCTTGGCTTGAAGCCTGTGGTGATCATCAACAAGATGGACCGTCCGGATGCGCAACACCGCAACGTGCTGAGTGAGGTTTTTGACCTGCTGGTTGATCTGGGCGCTGATGAGCATGCCCTCAATTTTCCCACTATCTATGCCTCTGGACGGGAAGGCTGGGCGGCCAAGGATCCCACCAAGCCGGAAGTGGGAAGTGTTCATGACGTGTTCGATGCTATAATCGAACACATTCACCCGCCGCAACTCGATGGTAGCGCGCCTCTGCAGGCGCTGATCACCACTCTGGACTACAATGACTACGTGGGGAGAATCGCCATTGGGCGCGTATTCGCGGGTACCATGCGGGCCGGAGAGGATGTTGTCATCATTGATCGAGAAGGCAAGCATTCCAAGCAGCGCATCAGCCAGCTTTTCCGATTTGATGGTCTGGGCCGAAAGGAAGTGGACCACATTGACGTTGGGGACCTGTTTGCCTTGGTAGGACTGGACAAGTTCGAGATCGGGAACACCATCGCCGATCTTAGCCATCCGATAGCTTTGCCGACTGTGGCCATGGATTTGCCCACGATCCAGATGGCATTCCGTGTCAATGATAGCCCGTTCAGCGGTCGAGAAGGTAAGTATGTCACCGGACGGCAGGTCCGGGATCGGCTGCTCAAGGAAGTGAAGTCTAATGTGGCGCTCCGGGTGGAGGACAGAGGCGACGAGATCATCGTCTCGGGCCGGGGGGTTCTTCATCTGGGAATCCTGCTGGAGAATATGCGTCGCGAGGGTTATGAGCTCACGGTGGGTAAACCGGAAGTCATCTATGAGTATAAGGGAGACAAGAAACTGGAGCCCTTGGAATTACTGGTGGTCGATGCGCCAAACGATAGCATCGGCGCTGTGATGCAGCTCCTGGGAGACCGGCATGCGGAGATGGTGAACATGGAAGTTGCCGGAAATCACACTCACCTTGAATTCAAGGTTCCGGCGCGAGGACTGATCGGCTTGAGATCCAATCTCCTGACCGCCACCAAGGGCGAGGCCATTATGCACCACCGTTTCATGGAGTACGGTGACTTTAGGGGAGAGATTCCGGGCCGAATCAATGGCGTGATGATCGCTACCGAAACGGGCCAGGTGACTACTTATGCCCTTGATCAGCTTGCCGACCGGGGCATCATGTTTGTTGAACCCGGAGCCATGATATACGAAGGCCAGATTGTGGGGGAGTACTGCAAGGATAAGGATATCCCGGTGAATGTTGTCCGGCAGAGAAAGCTGACCAACATGCGTAAATCCACCAAAGAGATGATGATCATCCTCAAAACCCCGAAAAGGCTGGAACTGGAGGACGCTCTCGAATACATTGATGACGATGAATTGGTGGAAATCACTCCGGATTCGATCCGCTTGCGTAAGAGGCGCCTGACGGATAATGACCGTCGCCGGGAGCGGAGACACGGGCCTGCCCTCGACTGA